The following coding sequences are from one Clostridioides difficile ATCC 9689 = DSM 1296 window:
- a CDS encoding BlaI/MecI/CopY family transcriptional regulator: protein MKISKLPEAELKVMRYIWESEKVLISREITKSMEQKYEWKDTTIFTVLKRLLKKRVFRSGENR from the coding sequence ATGAAAATTAGTAAATTACCAGAAGCGGAATTAAAAGTTATGAGATATATTTGGGAATCAGAAAAGGTATTAATATCAAGAGAAATCACCAAGTCTATGGAACAAAAATATGAATGGAAAGATACAACTATATTTACAGTATTAAAAAGATTACTAAAGAAGAGAGTTTTTAGAAGCGGAGAAAATAGATAA